Part of the Spiribacter salinus M19-40 genome, GCTCGCCGTGTTGGCGGCTGGTGTGCTGCTGGGGGCGCTTTAAGCCCTAGACCACCAGGACCGGGCAGTGCGCGCCGCCCGCAACGCGTTGTGCGACGCTGCCAAGGAGTACGTTGGCGTCGCCATTCGTGCCCTGCGCGCCCACCACGATCAGATCGCAGTCGCGCTGTCGGGCGAATTGCACAATGGTGCTGGCTGGCCGGCCCCCTTTGACGAACGCCCGCAATCGCTCCTTGGGTACCTCGTGATCCATTAGATATTGCTTGGCCGACATGGCGATATCGGTGGCGTACTCCTTGAGGGCATCATCCGGCAGCTCCAGCCGATCGGGCCGGACCATCGATAACGAGGCCTCCCGCAGGCTGTGGTGTTTGAACACACACAAGACGAGCAATTCGGCATCAGTGAGATGCTGCAGCGCGATGCCCTTCTCCAGCGCCTGGACAGCGCCACTGGAGCCATCCACCGGGATCAGGATTCGGTTGAATACCGCCATTCCTTGCCTCTAATTAAACATCAGATCACGCAGCCCGAGCGCGATTTGCGGAAACATGATCAACAGCGCTGCTGCGGCCACCAACATGAGCACGAACGGGGGCGTGCCACGGATCACCTCAATGTAGGGGCGCTTGAATATGGCAATGGCTGTGAAGATATCGCAGCCAAAAGGTGGCGTCGCCGAGCCGATCGCCACCTGCAGCGTGATCAGTATACCCACGAGTACGGGGTCGAGCCCGGTGGCCTCAATGGCCGGCATGAAAATCGGCGTGAGGACCAGGATGACCACGATCGGATCCACGAACATGCAGGCAATGAAGAACGCCACGCAGATGGCGATCAGCACCCCCGTCGGTCCGGCCTCGTTAATGCCCACCGCTTCGAGCACCGCCTGCGGGATCTGGGCGAATGAAATGATCCACGAAAAGCCATTGCCCACACCCACCAGAATGAAGACCACGGCTGTGATGAGCCCGGTGGACTTGGCGATGCGCCAGATGTCGGCGGACTTCAGAGTGCGAAAGACGAGGAATTCGAGGATGAACGCGTAGAGCACACAGACCGCTGCCGCCTCGGTGGGGCTGAACACGCCGCCGTAGATGCCGCCGACGATGATCACTGGGAAGCCAAGCGGCCACAGGGCTTCGCGCACCGCGCCAAGGCGCTCCCGCCAGCTCGCCCGTGGCTCTGTCGGTACGTCCTTGAGCGTGGCGTAGACGACGCAGTAAATCGAGAACATCGCCAGGATCATCAGTCCCGGGACGATGCCGGCGATGAAGAGCTCGCCAATGGAGGTCTCTGAAATCACGCCGTAGACGATCATCCCGATGCTTGGAGGGATCAGGAACGCGATGTCGCTCGAATTGATGATCAGCGCGAGCGTGAATGAGTCTTTGTAACCGGCCTTGAGCATGCGCGGTCGCAGCGGCGAGCCAATCGCGACAACGGTGGCCTGCGTCGACCCGGAGACCGCACCGAATAGCGTGCAAGACGCCGCGGTGCTGACAGCGAGCCCGCCCTTAATATGGCCAATGAAGGCCATCACCATGTTGATCAGGCGCTCAGCCGACGTCCCGCGCGTCATGATGTCGGCAGCCAGAATGAACATGGGCACCGCGATCAGTGATGCCGGCCGGATCCCCGCCACGATCTGCTGGATCAGGGTGTCCATTTGCCCCAGACCATCAAACATCATCACGAAGCCGATGACTGCACCGGCAATCAGCGGCACCATCATCGGAAAGCCGAGCAGCAACAGCACGACCATGGCAGAGAACATGATCCAGCCCATGGCCGTTACACCTCCGTTTCCGTGTCGCTGTAGCCATCCACCATTGCGGTGGATAGATAGACGTCTTTTTCGCGGAGGTTTTTCACCGCCGTGAGCAAGAACTGGATGCCGGTGATCGTAAAGCCGATCGGGACCCAGAGGTAAATCCACCAGATGGGCAGACCAAGCGCCGGCAGGACACGGCCCCGGTCATACAGACTGATGATGTAGGTGATCGAGAAATAGAGCAGGAAGAACATGGCTGCCGCTGTGATCAGCGCAATCGTGATCATGATGGCTTTGCGTCCGGCGACGGGAAACGCGTCATAAATCGCGGACATGCGGATGTGGCGGCCGTGACGGGCGGCGTAACCGATCCCGGCAAAGGTCACCATGATAATCAGTATCCGGTTGATCTCGCCTGAGAAGAAAATGCTTGAGCCAAGGGCAAAACGGCCGACGACGTTGGCCACTGTATTCACGGCCATCAGGATCACGCCCAGGCCGAGGATGCCCGCCTCCAGGCGGCTGAGCAGCGTGTCGATGGTGCCCAGGATGCCCGGCAGCCCTGACTGGTAATGGTGCTCGGCCAGTTCGTCTTCGTTCATGGTTCCGTGCCCCCCAGAAGAAAAAGGGGCGATCCCGGGCTCCGGGTCGCCCCTTAGGGTTCGTATCAGGCCTTGATATAGTGCCTACCGAACCGCTTCGAGATCCGCCTTGAACTGCTCCAGGAGCATGGCGCCGTCCTCGCCGGTCATCTCCAGGTACTCTTCCTCGACCTGTGGGGCACGCTCACGGAAGGCGTCGATCTGCTCCTCGGTAAGGCGGGTTACCGTGACCTCGTCAGACGCGGCCTGGATTTTCTCGAGCGACTCTTCCGCCAAACCCTGAATATGCTCCATGGTGTGGTCGTAGGCAACATTGGCTGCATCCCGGATCAGCTGCTGATCGTCGGATGACAGGCCATCGAAGAAGTCCTTGTTGGCCATGGACGCGGTCGTAAACCAGCCGTGTCCTGTGAAGATCAGGTTCGGGGAGACCTCGTACAGGCCGCCGGACTCGATCCAGAAGATCGGGTTTTCCTGACCATCAAGCACGCCAGTCTGCAGGCCACCATAGACCTCACCCCAAGGGAGCGGTGTCGGCGTGGCACCGAAGGCGTTGTAGGTCTCTGACAGCAGCGGGTTGGTCATCACCCGGATCTTTTTGTTGTCGAAGCCCTCCGGGCTGGTCACCGGCTCGTCGGCCGTCACCACCATCTCGCCCTCGGGATACATCTTCAACAGCTCGAGGCCGTGCTCAGCGTAGAGCTCCGGGAACATCTCGTTGATGGCCGTGCTCTCGTCAAAGAACTCCAGCACCGTCTCTTCGTCGGTGGGCAGTAGATAAGGCACAAAGAAGATCTGCGCGGCCGGCAGCCAGGCACCACTGAAGCCTGGTGACTGGTTCACGAACTCGATGATCCCGTTTTGTGCCTGCTCCATGATGTCGTCAGACTCACCGAGCTCACCGAACCGGTAGACCTCCAGGGTGTGGTCAGAATTCTCTTCGATGTGCTCTTTGAACGCGTAGGCATACACGTCCTGCACATCGCCCTCGTACTCCTCGTGGGCATACCGCCAGTCTGCACTGAATGCTGTGGCGGACAGGCTCAGCGCCAGTGCACCCAGCGCCGTCCGGGTAAAGATGCGGGATGACTTCATTGATGAGTCTCCTTGTTTATGCTGTTTGGCCGCTATCACAAATGTGACAGTCATGTTGAGGCTAGCTTGAGGGGGTATGGGGGTCAAGTCGCAGACATTTGTGCCGATTTAGTGCACATCGGCGGGTAAATGCACACTTTTTGGGCGCATCCCGACTAGCTTCTTTGAGGGGGCTTAACGCGGTTTGTCTCCGAAAGGTCATCTTTCTTTGGAAACTGGTTGCCGTCAATGACTTGGCTTTGCATGCGCACGGTCGCGGTGGCCACGATCGGCAGTCGGTTATTGCGGAGCATGAGCTGCTCGCGCACATCCCAGTTTGAACCCAGCCACGCAGCACCCAGCGCGGCCTTGGCGATGAACCAGCCGGCATAAGGCACATGCAAGGGGTAGCCGTAAGTTACCTGCACGCGCAAGAGGGTCGCGTCCTGGAGCGTCAGTTCACTGCGTGGGGCGATCCGCGACGACTGGCGATGCATATCCCGGAATGGCAGGTACCGAGTGCCAGATCGGTCGCGTTGGCCATGATCGGTAAACGCTTCCCGGGTGGGATTGAGAATACGGATTCGGGCATGCGCCAGGATGTCGGGCAGCGTTTTGCTCACCACGCGGGTTTCGAAGGCCCCGACATTCCGCGGGGAGGGGTGAAGTGGCGTCAGGGCTCGCGCCAGGGCCAAGCGCATGGGCTGCATGCGCGCATTCTCCATTGCGCCGGCACGCGCGGCCATGAGGGCCCCATGATCAACGAACGCCCTTGCCTCGTACACGAAAGCCCACTGCACCACCGAAAGGCCGACCACCAGCAGCACCGGTAACGCGATCAGGCTCTCGAGCATCAGGCTGCCCTGCTGAGAACGCCGGCGGAGTGCTAGCTGCCACCACGACCTCGGTCGAGACCGCGAGCAAGCACCCCGCCAACGAAATGGAACCGCCATTAAGCCGAGTGACTAACCGCGGCAGCTCGCCGGTGCGAAGCGGGCGGGGAGGGTGCTACCTGTGCAGTCCCATTCTAGTTGCCCTGCTGTTGTTTCAGTGGGCGTGAAGATGATGCTGTCTCCAGCAGTAATTTCGTCACTCACTGTTTCGTTGATGGTCACTTTGATGGAGCCTGCTCCGGCATTCGCATCCATCACAATCGTATCGATCACAGCCGTAGAGTAATTGCTGCCAGCCGGGTCGCCCCCGGTGTCAAGGCCGGCCTCCTCAGCAGTGCCTGGCAACTCCCCATTCCCATAGTAATAATCCGCGACTGATGCCTTGACGGGGGCGACCGCGGCGACGGCCTCGGAGACCTTGGCTCGGACCGTGTAATCGGAATAAGCGGGTACGGCAACGCTGGCGAGGATGCCGACGATGGCCACAACAATCATTAACTCAATCAGGGTAAAACCACTTTGGTGGTTGCGCATTGTCTGACTCCTTCTGGTTGGCTTGACCGCCGGGCTGGCGGCGCGCAAGCGCTATTCGGCCAGAGGGCATGCGCAGCAGAGTGAGAAGTGACGCACAGATGCGATCAGCGTGGTGGCAACGCCGCCAGCCGGTCCTTACCTTGCAGCGCCGCATTTTTTGAACCGCACCACAGAATCGTGGAGAATAATGGCAATTTTCCCGAGGAGGCGGAGCGTCCATGAACCTGCACGAGTTTCAGGCGAAGCACATCTTCAGCCAGTACGGTATTCCTATTCCCAAGGGTTTCGTGGCCCGTTCCGCAGCGGAAGCACGCTCTGCGGCCGAACAGCTGGGCGGCCCGGTCTGGGTGGTTAAAGCCCAGGTCCACGCGGGCGGCCGCGGCAAGGCCGGGGGCGTCAAGATCGCCAAGAGTCTGGACGAGGTCGTGGAGTACACCGAGGCCTTGCTCGGTACCCGGCTGGTTACTCATCAGACTGACGAGCACGGCATGCCCATCAACTCGGTGATGATTGAGGAAGGCCTCGACATTGCTCGGGAGATTTACCTGGGCGCCCTCGTGGACCGCGCCAGTAAGCGCGTTGTGTTCATGGGCTCGGCTGCCGGCGGCATGGACATCGAAGAGGTGGCGGCCACCGAGCCCGAGAAGATCATCACCGTGCGGGTGAACCCTGTCGCGGGTCTGCAGGCCTACCAGTGCCGGCAGATGGGCTTTGCCCTGGGGCTGACGCCCGCACAGATCAAGCAGCTCACCCAGGTCATGAAGGGTCTGTATCGCTGCTTCGAAGACCGCGATCTGGGCCTGGTCGAGATCAATCCGCTGATCGTGACGGGTGATGACGAGCTCCTCGCCCTTGATGCCAAGATCAACGTTGACGACAACGCCATCGAGATCAACCGCCAGGCCGAGATCGCCGACATGCGCGATGTCAGCCAGGAGGATGACACCGAGGTGCAAGCCGCGGAGCACGGCCTTAACTACATCACCCTCGATGGCAACATCGGCTGCATGGTCAACGGCGCTGGTCTGGCCATGGCCACGATGGATGTCATCAAGCTTCATGGCGGCGAGCCGGCCAACTTCCTGGATGTCGGTGGCGGCACCAACAAGGAGCGGGTGACCGAGGCGTTCAAGATCATCTCGGCAAGCCCCGATGTGCAGGGCATTCTCGTTAACATCTTTGGCGGTATCGTTCGCTGCGACATGATCGCCGAGGGCGTCATTGCGGCCGTGAAGGATGTGGGCGTGAATGTGCCCGTTGTGGTGCGGCTCGAGGGCACCAATGTGGAACAGGGCAAGCAACTACTCGCCGAGAGCGGTCTCGATATCATCCCAGCCGATAATCTGACCGACGGCGCTGAAAAAGTCGTGGGCGCGGTCGGCGCCTGACCCGGTTACCCCCGGACACAAGACGAGGAAGACGCATGAGTATTCTGGTGGATAAACACACCAAGGTGATCGTCCAGGGCTTCACCGGCAAGCAGGGCACCTTTCACGCCGAGCAGTGCATCGGCTACGGCACCAACATCGTGGGTGGCACCACGCCGGGCCGGGGTGGCGAGACGCATCTCGACCGCCCGGTGTTCGACACCGTTCGCGATGCCGTGGGCGACACGGGCGCCGACGCCTCGATGATTTACGTCCCGGCGGCGTTTGCCGCTGACGCGATCCTCGAGGCCGCCGAGGCGGGCATCAAGGTCATCGCCTGCATCACGGAAGGCATTCCGGTGCTCGACATGCTCAAGGTGAAGGCCGCGCTCGACTTCTACGACGCCACGCTGATCGGCCCCAACTGCCCCGGCATCATTACCCCTGGCGAATGCAAGATCGGCATCATGCCCGGCCACATCCACAAGCCGGGCTCGATCGGTATTGTCTCGCGCTCGGGCACGCTGACGTACGAGGCGGTCAAACAGACCACGGACATCGGCATGGGTCAAAGCACCTGTGTGGGGATTGGCGGCGACCCGATTCAGGGCATGAGCTTTATCGATGTGATCGAGCGCTTCGAGGCCGACCGCCAGACCAAGGGCATCGTCATGGTGGGCGAGATCGGTGGAACGGCCGAAGAAGAGGCCGCCGAGTACATCCAGGCGCATGTGCGCAAGCCCGTGGTGGCCTATATCGCCGGTGTCACGGCCCCCCCTGGCAAGCGCATGGGCCACGCCGGTGCGATCATCAGCGGTGGTAAGGGCACAGCGGCAGACAAGTTCGGTGCGCTTGAGAAAGCCGGCGTGGCCACGGTTCGCTCCCCGGCGGAGATTGGCCAGCGCGTCAGTGATTGCTTTACTGGCTGAACCGACGTTATCAATGGCCGCATGCCGGCCCCCGATCTCGGGAGGCATCCTTCGCCCATGAGCGATAGGCTGCGTTTTGCCATGGCCCAGCTCAATCTCCTGGTGGGAGATGTGAGCGGTAATACCGACTCGGTCGTCACCGCCGCCCACGAGGCACGCGACCAGCTCGGTGCCGCGTTGGTGTGTTTTCCGGAGTTAACGCTGACCGGCTATCCGCCGGATGACTTGCTTTTGCGACCGGATTTTATCGAGGCGGTTGAAAAAGGCATTGACCGCATCGCGGCGGACACGCGTGGCATCACCGTGATCGTGGGGGCGCCGATATTGGAGCAAGGCCGCCTCTACAACGCGGCGCTGGTGATCCAGAACGGTGCGGTGATCGCCCGTTACGCCAAGCATGAACTCCCCACCTACGGTGTTTTTGACGATCTGCGCTACTTCTCGCCAGGTGAGGCCGCGTGTGTCGTTAACATCGAGGGCTGTCGGGTGGGTGTGACCATCTGCGAAGACGCCTGGCACCCCGGGCCTGTGGAGGCGGCGACGCAGGCTGGTGCCGATTTGATCGTCAACCTCAACGCCTCGCCCTTTGATCAGTACAAGGGCACGGCCAGGCAGTCGGTATTACGCGAGCGGATCGCCGAGAGCGCGCGTCCCATCTTGTATTGCAACATGGCGGGCGGACAGGATGAGGTGGTGTACGACGGCGGATCCTGCGCCTTTGATGGTCGTGGTGATCTCATGGTTCGGGCACCGCGTTTTGACACCGGCGTCTTCCCAGTCGACCTACAGCGTATCCATGGCGCATGGACGCCACTCGAAGGCGCGATCGATCCTGAGCTCTCTCCTGAAGCGGTCGTTTACGAAGCGCTGGTGTGGGGCGTGCGGGATTACGTCCAAAAGAACCGTTTCCCCAGTGTGGTCATCGGCCTGTCGGGTGGCATTGATTCGGCGCTCGTGGCGTGTATCGCCGCTGATGCCCTGGGGCCGGAGCGCGTTCACTGTCTGATGATGCCCAGTCGCTACACCAGTGAAATGAGCCACAGCGATGCGGCCGCCATTGTGAAGGCCCTGGGTGTGCGCTACGACATCATGGCCATTCAGGGGATGTTCGAGGCTTATACCCATGCGCTGGCGCCCGTGTTTGATGGCCGCCCGGTGGATGTGACTGAAGAGAATCTTCAGTCGCGGATTCGTGGCGCACTGCTGATGGCGGTGTCCAACAAGCTTGGTGGGCTGGTACTCGCCACCG contains:
- the dctP gene encoding TRAP transporter substrate-binding protein DctP, coding for MKSSRIFTRTALGALALSLSATAFSADWRYAHEEYEGDVQDVYAYAFKEHIEENSDHTLEVYRFGELGESDDIMEQAQNGIIEFVNQSPGFSGAWLPAAQIFFVPYLLPTDEETVLEFFDESTAINEMFPELYAEHGLELLKMYPEGEMVVTADEPVTSPEGFDNKKIRVMTNPLLSETYNAFGATPTPLPWGEVYGGLQTGVLDGQENPIFWIESGGLYEVSPNLIFTGHGWFTTASMANKDFFDGLSSDDQQLIRDAANVAYDHTMEHIQGLAEESLEKIQAASDEVTVTRLTEEQIDAFRERAPQVEEEYLEMTGEDGAMLLEQFKADLEAVR
- a CDS encoding NAD+ synthase, coding for MSDRLRFAMAQLNLLVGDVSGNTDSVVTAAHEARDQLGAALVCFPELTLTGYPPDDLLLRPDFIEAVEKGIDRIAADTRGITVIVGAPILEQGRLYNAALVIQNGAVIARYAKHELPTYGVFDDLRYFSPGEAACVVNIEGCRVGVTICEDAWHPGPVEAATQAGADLIVNLNASPFDQYKGTARQSVLRERIAESARPILYCNMAGGQDEVVYDGGSCAFDGRGDLMVRAPRFDTGVFPVDLQRIHGAWTPLEGAIDPELSPEAVVYEALVWGVRDYVQKNRFPSVVIGLSGGIDSALVACIAADALGPERVHCLMMPSRYTSEMSHSDAAAIVKALGVRYDIMAIQGMFEAYTHALAPVFDGRPVDVTEENLQSRIRGALLMAVSNKLGGLVLATGNKSEMAVGYATLYGDMVGGFSPLKDIFKTEVYRLARYRNTQGQVIPENVLTRPPSAELAPDQKDSDSLPDYAVLDAILAAYVEEDARIDEIVERGHDRAVIERVVRLLHRNEYKRRQAAPGVKVTTKAFGRDRRYPITSGFGRESG
- the sucC gene encoding ADP-forming succinate--CoA ligase subunit beta, which encodes MNLHEFQAKHIFSQYGIPIPKGFVARSAAEARSAAEQLGGPVWVVKAQVHAGGRGKAGGVKIAKSLDEVVEYTEALLGTRLVTHQTDEHGMPINSVMIEEGLDIAREIYLGALVDRASKRVVFMGSAAGGMDIEEVAATEPEKIITVRVNPVAGLQAYQCRQMGFALGLTPAQIKQLTQVMKGLYRCFEDRDLGLVEINPLIVTGDDELLALDAKINVDDNAIEINRQAEIADMRDVSQEDDTEVQAAEHGLNYITLDGNIGCMVNGAGLAMATMDVIKLHGGEPANFLDVGGGTNKERVTEAFKIISASPDVQGILVNIFGGIVRCDMIAEGVIAAVKDVGVNVPVVVRLEGTNVEQGKQLLAESGLDIIPADNLTDGAEKVVGAVGA
- a CDS encoding universal stress protein codes for the protein MAVFNRILIPVDGSSGAVQALEKGIALQHLTDAELLVLCVFKHHSLREASLSMVRPDRLELPDDALKEYATDIAMSAKQYLMDHEVPKERLRAFVKGGRPASTIVQFARQRDCDLIVVGAQGTNGDANVLLGSVAQRVAGGAHCPVLVV
- a CDS encoding TRAP transporter small permease, producing the protein MNEDELAEHHYQSGLPGILGTIDTLLSRLEAGILGLGVILMAVNTVANVVGRFALGSSIFFSGEINRILIIMVTFAGIGYAARHGRHIRMSAIYDAFPVAGRKAIMITIALITAAAMFFLLYFSITYIISLYDRGRVLPALGLPIWWIYLWVPIGFTITGIQFLLTAVKNLREKDVYLSTAMVDGYSDTETEV
- a CDS encoding pilin, which translates into the protein MRNHQSGFTLIELMIVVAIVGILASVAVPAYSDYTVRAKVSEAVAAVAPVKASVADYYYGNGELPGTAEEAGLDTGGDPAGSNYSTAVIDTIVMDANAGAGSIKVTINETVSDEITAGDSIIFTPTETTAGQLEWDCTGSTLPARFAPASCRG
- the sucD gene encoding succinate--CoA ligase subunit alpha: MSILVDKHTKVIVQGFTGKQGTFHAEQCIGYGTNIVGGTTPGRGGETHLDRPVFDTVRDAVGDTGADASMIYVPAAFAADAILEAAEAGIKVIACITEGIPVLDMLKVKAALDFYDATLIGPNCPGIITPGECKIGIMPGHIHKPGSIGIVSRSGTLTYEAVKQTTDIGMGQSTCVGIGGDPIQGMSFIDVIERFEADRQTKGIVMVGEIGGTAEEEAAEYIQAHVRKPVVAYIAGVTAPPGKRMGHAGAIISGGKGTAADKFGALEKAGVATVRSPAEIGQRVSDCFTG
- a CDS encoding TRAP transporter large permease; the protein is MGWIMFSAMVVLLLLGFPMMVPLIAGAVIGFVMMFDGLGQMDTLIQQIVAGIRPASLIAVPMFILAADIMTRGTSAERLINMVMAFIGHIKGGLAVSTAASCTLFGAVSGSTQATVVAIGSPLRPRMLKAGYKDSFTLALIINSSDIAFLIPPSIGMIVYGVISETSIGELFIAGIVPGLMILAMFSIYCVVYATLKDVPTEPRASWRERLGAVREALWPLGFPVIIVGGIYGGVFSPTEAAAVCVLYAFILEFLVFRTLKSADIWRIAKSTGLITAVVFILVGVGNGFSWIISFAQIPQAVLEAVGINEAGPTGVLIAICVAFFIACMFVDPIVVILVLTPIFMPAIEATGLDPVLVGILITLQVAIGSATPPFGCDIFTAIAIFKRPYIEVIRGTPPFVLMLVAAAALLIMFPQIALGLRDLMFN